GCCGGCTACACCGCGGCGGTCTACGCCGCGCGCGCCAACCTGAACCCCGTGCTCATCACGGGCATCGCCCAGGGTGGTCAGCTCATGACCACGACCGAGGTCGACAACTGGCCCGCCGATGTGCACGGCGTGCAGGGCCCCGAGTTGATGCAGCGCTTCCAGCAGCACGCCGAGCGCTTCAAGACCGAGATCGTCTTCGACCACATCAACAAGGTCGACTTCTCCAAGCGCCCCTTCACGCTCACGGGCGACAGCGGCACCTACACCTGCGACGCGCTGATCCTGGCCACCGGCGCCTCGGCCCAGTACCTGGGCCTGCCGTCCGAAGAAGCCTTCATGGGCAAGGGCGTGAGCGCCTGCGCCACCTGCGACGGCTTCTTCTACCGCGGCCAGACCACCTGCGTGATCGGCGGCGGCAACACCGCCGTCGAAGAGGCGCTGTACCTCTCGAACATCGCGAGCAAGGTCTACCTGGTGCACCGCCGCGACAAGTTCCGCGCCGAGCCGATCCTCGTGGACAAGGTGATGGAGAAGGTCAAGGAAGGCAAGATCGAACTCAAGCTGTTCAAGACCCTCGACGAGGTGCTGGGCGACGACACCGGCGTGACCGGCATCCGCCTCAAGGACACCCAGACCGGCGCCACCGAAGACCTGAAGCTGCAGGGCTGCTTCATCGCGATCGGCCACCGTCCCAACACCGAGATCTTCCAGGGCCAGCTCGAGATGAAGGACGGCTACATCGTCACGAAGTCCGGCCTCAACGGCATGGCCACCATGACCAGCGTGCCCGGCATCTTCGCGGCCGGCGACGTGCAGGACCACATCTACCGCCAGGCCATCACCAGCGCCGGCACCGGCTGCATGGCCGCGCTCGACGCCCAGCGGTTCCTGGAGCAGCAGGCGGGCTGATCCCGCCGCCCGCGCCCCGTCCGGCCCCCGGGCGTGACAGCCGGGAGCCGGCATGGGTATAATTGCGGGCTTTGCTGAATGTCCGGCCTCGGCCGGTCAAACCGCGATCCCCCGGGTTACCGCCACCCTTTATCTGGCGAGGTGAGGCTGGACGCCAGTCGCAGGATGCTCCTGCGGCCCGCTGCGAACAGCCGTGTGAATGGATCGGAGTGTCCTCATGGCACGCGTCTGCGACGTCACGGGCAAGAAGCCCCAGGTCGGGAACAACGTTTCCCACGCCAACAACAAAACCAAGCGCCGGTTCCTGCCGAACCTGCAATACCGCCGTTTCTGGGTCGAGAGCGAGAACCGCTGGGTTCGTCTGCGCGTGTCGGGCGCTGCCCTGCGCCTGATCGACAAGAAAGGCATCGACGTCGTGCTGGCCGATCTGCGTGCCAACGGCCAGGCTTAAGGAGAACCACCATGGCAACCAAAGGCGGTCGCGAAAAGATCAAGCTGGAGTCCACCGCGGGCACCGGCCACTTCTACACCACGAACAAGAACAAGAAGACCACGCCCGACAAGCTGCTCTTCAAGAAGTTCGACCCGGTCGCGCGCAAGCACGTCGAGTACAAGGAAGTGAAGCTGAAGTAATTCGGCCGAGCCCAACAAAAAAACCCGCTGTGAACACAGCGGGTTTTTTGTTGCCTTGAGCAAAGCGGCCCACGGGCCGCTTTGGCGTCAAGCGTGCGCCGAGCGCAGGCGGATCGAGAAGTCGCGCAGGGCCGCGATGCCGCTCTCTTCGGCGCGGTGGCACCAGGCCTGCAGGTCGGCCGCGAGCTGTTCGCGCGTGGCGTTGGTGCTCGACCACAGGGCGCGCAACTCCTCGCGCATGGTCACCATCTTGTCGAGCACCGGGTGCTCGGCGCGTGCCTGGGCCAGCTGCGGCTTGACCGACTGCGGCACCTTGTCGTCGTCGCGGTGCAGCCAGCGCTTGGCGGCCTTGAGCACCGAGGCGTCGGCCTGGCGGGCCTTGAGCGCGGCGATCTCGGTCTTGCAGGCCTCGCGCATCTCGCGCGCATAACCGGCCATGACCTCGTAACGGTTGGCGATGATGGCCTCGAGCGTCTTCTCGTCGGCCACCGGTTTCACGGCGCCGAACGCCATCTTGGGCGGCAGCTTCTTCGCCTTGGCCAGGCCCACCGCCTGCAGGATGCTGATGTACATCCAGCCGATGTCGAACTCGTAGGGCTTGACCGAGAGCTTGGCCGAGGTCGGGTAGGTGTGGTGGTTGTTGTGCAGCTCTTCGCCGCCAATGATGATGCCCCAGGGCGAGATGTTGGTGCTCGCGTCCGTGGCCTCGAAGTTGCGGTAGCCCCACCAGTGGCCGATGCCGTTGATGATGCCGGCGGCCGTGATCGGGATCCAGGCCATTTGCAGCGCCCAGACCGCCAGGCCCAGCGCACCGAACAGCAGCACGTCGAGGATCAGCATGAGGCTCACGCCCAGCGCCGAGTAGCGGCTGTAGACGTTGCGCTCGATCCAGTCGTTGGGCGTGTTGTGGCCGTAGCGTTCCAGCGTTTCGGTGTTCTTGGCTTCGGCGCGGTACAGCTCGGCGCCTTCGTAGAACACCTTCTTGATGCCGAAGATGTGCGGGCTGTGCGGGTCACCCTCGTGCTCGCACTTGGCGTGGTGCTTGCGGTGGATGGCGGTCCACTCCTTGGTGACCATGCCGGTGGTCATCCAGAGCCAGAAGCGGAAGAAGTGCGATGCGATCGGGTGCAGGTCGAGCGCGCGGTGCGCCGAATGGCGGTGCAGGTAGATCGTCACGCTGGCGATGGTGATGTGCGTGAGCACCAGGGCCACGATCAGCACTTGCCACCAGGCCAGGCCCAACAGGCCATCGGCGAGCAAAGCCACGGCGCCATCGAAAAAGGCAGACAGAGAGCCGGTAACGGAAGGATTCATCAAGGTCCAATCAGGACTGCCCGAACACACAACGCAGGAACGTCCGCGCGCCCGGGGCAGGCAGGCGCGACAGCCGGGATTTTAGGTGGGGGGGGTGGCCCCGACCAAGCCCTTTGGCCCGTATAGGCCCCGGAACTGGGCGGAAGTTCAGGGCCAATTGATCCCGATCAAGCTTTTTTCCGCCAGACGGCAGCGAAAAAGCCGTCGGTGCCGTGCCGGTGGGGCCACAGGCGCAGAAAGCGCCCACCCTCGCCGGCGCACAGGGATTCGGCCCCGGACACCTTGGCCGCCTGGAGCAGGCCCGCGACCGCTTCGGGCTCGAAATCCGGGTGGGCCTGACCGAAGGCCTCGGCCACCGCCTCGTTCTCGTCGACCAGCAGGCTGCAGGTCGCGTACACCAGCCGCCCGCCGGGTTTGAGCAGGCGCGCGGCGCTGGTCAGGATGGCCTGCTGCAACGCGGCCTGCGCCGCGACGGTCTGCGGCGTCTGGCGCCATTTGAGGTCGGGGCTGCGGCGCAGCGTGCCCAGGCCCGAACACGGCGCGTCCACCAGCACGCGGTCGATCTTGCCGGCCAGCCGCTTGATGCGCTCGTCGCGCTCGTGCGCGATGGCCACCGGGTGCACGTTGGACAGGCCGCTGCGCGCCAGCCGCGGCTTGAGGCCGTCGAGGCGGTGCGCCGACGTGTCGAAGGCATAGAGGCGGCCGCTGTTGCGCATGGCCGCACCGATGGCGAGCGTCTTGCCGCCCGCGCCGGCACAGAAGTCGACCACCATCTCGCCGCGCCTGGCGTCGAGCAGCAGGGCCAGCAGTTGCGAGCCCTCGTCCTGCACCTCGACCTCGCCGTTCGCGAACGCGGGCACCTTGGCCAGCGTCGGCTTGCCCTGCAGCCGGATGCCCAGCGGCGAATGCGGCGTGGCCTCGGCCTTGAGGCCCGCTTCACGCAGCGCGGCGAGTGCGGCCTCGCGCTTGGTCTTGAGCAGGTTCACGCGCAGATCGAGCGGCGCGGGCTCGAGCAGCGCCGCCGCCAGCGCGTCGAAGCCCTCACCCACCTGGGCGCGCAGCGCCTCGGCCAGCCATTCGGGCAGGTTGTGGCGGTGCGGCGCGAGCCATTCGTCTTCGCGCACCTTGGCGCAGGCGTCGAGCCAGACTTTCTCGGGCTCGCTCAGCGCGCTCTTGAGAAAGTCGCGGTCGCCCGGAAAGCCCAGGATCGCCAGCCGGCGCCACTTGGAGCCGCTGCCCGAGCGCGCGAGCCATTCAAACTTCAGCCGCTCGCGCAACGCGGCGTACACGGTGTCGGACAGGGTGGCGCGTTCGCGCGGGCCGAGCGAGCGGTTCTCGCGAAAGTGGCGTGCCACCACGGCATCGGCCGGGTGGTCGAAACGGAACACGGCCTCGACCAGGGCCGCGGATTCATCGAGCAGGGCTTTGGGGTGCATGGGGGCTATTGTCCCAGCCTCGATAATCCCGGCCTATGTCTGAGATCCAGGAACAGGTCCGGCGCCGCCGCACCTTCGCCATCATTTCCCACCCCGACGCGGGCAAGACCACCCTCACCGAGAAGCTGCTGCTGTTCTCGGGCGCCATCAACATCGCGGGCAGCGTGAAGGCGCGCAAGGCGGCGCGCCACGCCACCAGCGACTGGATGGAGATCGAAAAGCAGCGCGGCATTTCCGTCGCCTCCAGCGTGATGCAGATGGAATACCGCGACTGCGTGATCAACCTGCTCGACACGCCCGGTCACCAGGACTTCTCCGAAGACACCTACCGCGTGCTCACCGCGGTCGACGCCGCGCTGATGGTGATCGACGCCGCCAACGGCGTGGAGCCGCAGACGCGGCGGCTGCTGCAGGTCTGCCGCGCGCGCAACACACCCATCATCACCTTCATCAACAAGATGGACCGCGAGGTGCAGGCCCCGCTGGACCTGATGGACGAGATCGAGCGCGAGCTCGGCATGACGGTGGTGCCCTTCACCTGGCCGGTGGGCATGGGCAAGACCTTCCGCGGTGTGTACGACCGCCGCGCCGACCGCATGCGCGTCTTCACGGCCGGCGAAGACACCCGCGGCGGCGATGAAGAGGTGCTCGAAGGCCTGGACAACCCCGAGACGGCGCAGCGCTTCGGCAGCGAGTTCGCGCAGGCCAAGGACGAACTCGAACTCGTGGCCGGCGCTTCGCCCGCGTTCGAGGAACAGGCCTTCCTGGCCGGCCACCAGACGCCCATGCTGTTCGGCTCGGCGGTCAACAACTTCGGCGTGCGCGAGGTGCTCGACGCGCTGGTGGACCTGGCCCCGCCGCCCGGCCCGCGCGCCGCCATGCAGCGCACGGTGGAGCCCGACGAACGCAAGTTCAGCGGCGTCGTGTTCAAGATCCAGGCCAACATGGACCCGGCGCACCGCGACCGCATCGCCTTCGTGCGCGTGGCCAGCGGCCACTTCGAGCGCGGCATGCGGCTCAAGGTCGTGCGCAGCGGCAAGGAGCTGCGGCCCAACACCGTGGTGAGCTTCCTCTCGCAGCGCCGCGAGCTGCTCGACGAAGCCTTTGCGGGCGACATCATCGGCATTCCCAACCACGGCGTGCTGCAGCTCGGCGACACGCTCACCGAGGGCGAGGCGCTGCAGTACACCGGCCTGCCCTTCTTCGCGCCCGAGATCATCCGCAGCGTGGAGGTGGCCGACCCGCTGCGCAGCAAGCAGTTGCGCGCCGGCCTCACGCAGCTCGGCGAAGAGGGCGCGATCCAGGTGTTCCGCCCGGTGGCCGGCAGCGTGCTGCTGCTCGGGGCCGTGGGCCAGCTGCAGTTCGAGGTGGTGGCGCACCGGCTCGAGCACGAGTACGGCGTGAAGGCGCGCATCACGGGCAGCTCGTACAACGTGGCGCGCTGGGTCACCTGCGCGCCCGAAGACGGCGGCGAGCAGGAGCTCAAGCGCTTCATCGACGCCAACGCCCACCGCGTGGCGCTGGACGCGGTGGACGCGCCCACCGTGCTGCTCGATCACATGGCCACGCTGCGTGCGGTCGAAGCCAACTGGCCCAAGATCAAGTTCCACGCCATGCGCGAGCACGCGGGCCTGGTGTTCGCCAAGTCGATGTGACGTGAAGAGCACGGTGCACCACGCCGCCCTCTGGCGCGCCCCGCTGCCCGGGGTCCACGCCGTGCTCATGCGGTCCGACCGCGGCTTCGGCCGCCACTGGCACGACAGCCACGGCTTCGGCGTGATGGAACAGGGCGCGCACCGCTCGGCCAGCGGCCGCGGCCCGGTGCTGGCCTCGGCGGGCCAGATCGTCACCGTCAACCCGGGCGAGGTGCACGACGGCCAACCGCTCGACGGCCAGGCGCGGCACTGGCGCATGGTGCACCTGGCGCCCGCGCAGATGGCCGCGCTGGTCGGGTGCGAGAACCTCGAATTCACCCGGCCGGTGCTCGATGACCCGCCGCTGCGCCACGCCATCGAGCACCTGTTCCACGTCTGGGCCGCGCTGCCTGCCAACGGCGGCGTCGCGGCGGCCAGCGCCTGGGAAGAAGCCCTGGCGCAGGCCGCCGGACTGCTGCTGCAGCGCCACGGTCACCGGCGGCTGGCCGACGACACCGGTGCACCGCTCGCGCGGGTGTGCGAGTGCCTGCTCGACCGCCTCGACGACCCGCCCACGCTCGGCGAGCTCGCGGCGCTCGCGGGCCTGTCGCGCTTTCAGCTGGTGCGCCAGTTCGCGCGCGCCCACGGCCTGCCGCCTTTCGCCTGGTTGCAGCAGCACCGGTTGCGCCGCGCACGCGGCCTGATCGCCAGCGGCCTGCCGCTGAGCGAGGCCGCGCAGGCCTGCGGCTATGCGGACCAGAGCCACCTGCACCGCCACTTCGTGCGCAGCCTGGGCTTCACGCCGGGCGCGTGGCAGCGCGCCAGCGGCCGGCCGCTGCAATAAGGTTCAAGACCGGCGCTGCGGCCCGCGTCAGCATGCGGGCCTTGCCCCATGCCGGAGAACCGCCCTTGATCAGCCTCGAATTCCTGCTCACCTGCGCGGTGGTGGTGGTCACGCCCGGCGCGGGCGTGCTCTACACCGTGTCCACCGGCCTGTCGCAAGGCCGCGCCGCCAGTGCCTGGGCCGCGCTGGGATGTACCCTGGGCATCGTGCCGCACATGGCCGCCACCGCGCTCGGCCTG
This is a stretch of genomic DNA from Hydrogenophaga crocea. It encodes these proteins:
- the trxB gene encoding thioredoxin-disulfide reductase, whose protein sequence is MKHAKVLILGSGPAGYTAAVYAARANLNPVLITGIAQGGQLMTTTEVDNWPADVHGVQGPELMQRFQQHAERFKTEIVFDHINKVDFSKRPFTLTGDSGTYTCDALILATGASAQYLGLPSEEAFMGKGVSACATCDGFFYRGQTTCVIGGGNTAVEEALYLSNIASKVYLVHRRDKFRAEPILVDKVMEKVKEGKIELKLFKTLDEVLGDDTGVTGIRLKDTQTGATEDLKLQGCFIAIGHRPNTEIFQGQLEMKDGYIVTKSGLNGMATMTSVPGIFAAGDVQDHIYRQAITSAGTGCMAALDAQRFLEQQAG
- the rpmB gene encoding 50S ribosomal protein L28, which translates into the protein MARVCDVTGKKPQVGNNVSHANNKTKRRFLPNLQYRRFWVESENRWVRLRVSGAALRLIDKKGIDVVLADLRANGQA
- the rpmG gene encoding 50S ribosomal protein L33, with translation MATKGGREKIKLESTAGTGHFYTTNKNKKTTPDKLLFKKFDPVARKHVEYKEVKLK
- a CDS encoding fatty acid desaturase translates to MNPSVTGSLSAFFDGAVALLADGLLGLAWWQVLIVALVLTHITIASVTIYLHRHSAHRALDLHPIASHFFRFWLWMTTGMVTKEWTAIHRKHHAKCEHEGDPHSPHIFGIKKVFYEGAELYRAEAKNTETLERYGHNTPNDWIERNVYSRYSALGVSLMLILDVLLFGALGLAVWALQMAWIPITAAGIINGIGHWWGYRNFEATDASTNISPWGIIIGGEELHNNHHTYPTSAKLSVKPYEFDIGWMYISILQAVGLAKAKKLPPKMAFGAVKPVADEKTLEAIIANRYEVMAGYAREMREACKTEIAALKARQADASVLKAAKRWLHRDDDKVPQSVKPQLAQARAEHPVLDKMVTMREELRALWSSTNATREQLAADLQAWCHRAEESGIAALRDFSIRLRSAHA
- a CDS encoding RsmB/NOP family class I SAM-dependent RNA methyltransferase, translated to MHPKALLDESAALVEAVFRFDHPADAVVARHFRENRSLGPRERATLSDTVYAALRERLKFEWLARSGSGSKWRRLAILGFPGDRDFLKSALSEPEKVWLDACAKVREDEWLAPHRHNLPEWLAEALRAQVGEGFDALAAALLEPAPLDLRVNLLKTKREAALAALREAGLKAEATPHSPLGIRLQGKPTLAKVPAFANGEVEVQDEGSQLLALLLDARRGEMVVDFCAGAGGKTLAIGAAMRNSGRLYAFDTSAHRLDGLKPRLARSGLSNVHPVAIAHERDERIKRLAGKIDRVLVDAPCSGLGTLRRSPDLKWRQTPQTVAAQAALQQAILTSAARLLKPGGRLVYATCSLLVDENEAVAEAFGQAHPDFEPEAVAGLLQAAKVSGAESLCAGEGGRFLRLWPHRHGTDGFFAAVWRKKA
- a CDS encoding peptide chain release factor 3; its protein translation is MSEIQEQVRRRRTFAIISHPDAGKTTLTEKLLLFSGAINIAGSVKARKAARHATSDWMEIEKQRGISVASSVMQMEYRDCVINLLDTPGHQDFSEDTYRVLTAVDAALMVIDAANGVEPQTRRLLQVCRARNTPIITFINKMDREVQAPLDLMDEIERELGMTVVPFTWPVGMGKTFRGVYDRRADRMRVFTAGEDTRGGDEEVLEGLDNPETAQRFGSEFAQAKDELELVAGASPAFEEQAFLAGHQTPMLFGSAVNNFGVREVLDALVDLAPPPGPRAAMQRTVEPDERKFSGVVFKIQANMDPAHRDRIAFVRVASGHFERGMRLKVVRSGKELRPNTVVSFLSQRRELLDEAFAGDIIGIPNHGVLQLGDTLTEGEALQYTGLPFFAPEIIRSVEVADPLRSKQLRAGLTQLGEEGAIQVFRPVAGSVLLLGAVGQLQFEVVAHRLEHEYGVKARITGSSYNVARWVTCAPEDGGEQELKRFIDANAHRVALDAVDAPTVLLDHMATLRAVEANWPKIKFHAMREHAGLVFAKSM
- a CDS encoding AraC family transcriptional regulator, with protein sequence MHHAALWRAPLPGVHAVLMRSDRGFGRHWHDSHGFGVMEQGAHRSASGRGPVLASAGQIVTVNPGEVHDGQPLDGQARHWRMVHLAPAQMAALVGCENLEFTRPVLDDPPLRHAIEHLFHVWAALPANGGVAAASAWEEALAQAAGLLLQRHGHRRLADDTGAPLARVCECLLDRLDDPPTLGELAALAGLSRFQLVRQFARAHGLPPFAWLQQHRLRRARGLIASGLPLSEAAQACGYADQSHLHRHFVRSLGFTPGAWQRASGRPLQ